One Hyphomicrobiales bacterium genomic window carries:
- a CDS encoding response regulator, with protein MTSERYHVLFVDDEANILASLKRALQYKSDQWKMTFTSDIDEAIALTKSDCPQVIVSDLRMPQMSGIEMIGEMRQVMSSPAIFMLLTGNGDMASAIGAINDAQVFRFLTKPCPADELIYMIEDALNEFQLKDIENNADDADMKEAALSLLSPAIAIVDSKAASVYVNESATDIFALKDGLFLDAAGIVRAAKSDISKKITDAISHASSNQDAPAQFFSIPRQSHYRNLMLVVLPSRNARVALLITDPERTTVLSPECLLSLFELTKSEALIAHTLANGGSIEDAAAASRITISSARTYLKRIFSKTGVCRQPDLVQLILTTPAPLIRQPSDVNVA; from the coding sequence ATGACGAGCGAGAGATACCATGTGTTGTTTGTAGATGATGAAGCCAATATCTTGGCTTCGCTCAAGCGCGCTTTGCAATACAAAAGCGACCAATGGAAGATGACTTTTACATCTGACATTGATGAGGCGATTGCACTCACAAAGTCGGATTGTCCGCAGGTTATTGTCAGTGATTTGAGAATGCCTCAGATGTCAGGGATCGAAATGATCGGCGAGATGCGGCAGGTCATGTCCTCGCCTGCAATCTTTATGTTGCTAACAGGAAATGGCGACATGGCATCCGCAATTGGAGCTATCAATGATGCGCAGGTTTTCAGATTTTTGACAAAACCCTGCCCCGCAGATGAACTCATTTATATGATAGAAGATGCACTGAACGAATTTCAGCTCAAAGATATAGAAAACAATGCCGACGATGCTGATATGAAGGAGGCGGCTTTATCTTTGCTCTCACCGGCAATTGCGATTGTCGATAGCAAGGCCGCTAGCGTCTATGTGAATGAAAGCGCAACTGACATATTCGCATTGAAAGACGGTTTATTCCTTGATGCCGCAGGCATTGTTCGCGCTGCCAAGTCTGACATATCAAAAAAGATAACCGATGCCATATCTCATGCGAGCAGCAATCAAGATGCACCAGCACAATTTTTCAGCATACCGAGACAATCACATTATAGAAATTTAATGCTCGTGGTTCTGCCAAGTCGCAACGCTCGTGTGGCTTTGCTGATAACAGACCCAGAACGTACAACTGTGTTGTCGCCAGAATGCTTGCTGTCTCTTTTTGAGCTGACAAAATCCGAGGCGCTGATCGCCCATACCCTTGCCAATGGCGGCAGCATTGAAGATGCCGCAGCAGCGAGCAGGATCACAATTTCAAGTGCACGCACTTATTTAAAACGGATATTCTCAAAAACAGGCGTTTGCCGTCAACCTGACCTGGTCCAGCTCATTTTGACAACACCTGCGCCGCTTATCAGGCAACCATCCGATGTGAATGTTGCCTGA
- a CDS encoding HAD-IIB family hydrolase, which translates to MNNKLDRPFILFSDLDGTLLDHQTYSHAPAREALDALRANHIELILASSKTAAEIAPLRRDIGFEHCEAIVENGAGLLLSGSLEKSSNEYYQRLLDVLTELPAIYRGHFTGFSQWEAEEISQLTGLTLNAAKLSKARQFSEPGLWSGSDDELEGFRSFLQNEGIIAQRGGRFLTLSFGGRKVDQMQKIIDRHRANGVDPFCVALGDAPNDIAMLEAADLGIIIPNSSHSGINELPGEATGKIIRATFAGPEGWNDAVLNVLR; encoded by the coding sequence ATGAACAATAAGTTGGACCGCCCATTTATTCTCTTCAGCGACCTTGATGGCACTTTGCTTGACCATCAAACCTATTCCCATGCACCAGCGCGTGAAGCACTTGATGCATTGCGCGCTAATCACATAGAGCTGATTTTGGCATCGAGTAAAACAGCAGCGGAAATTGCTCCTTTAAGGCGCGACATTGGTTTTGAGCACTGCGAGGCTATCGTTGAAAATGGGGCAGGGCTTCTTTTATCAGGCAGTTTAGAAAAAAGTTCGAATGAATACTATCAGCGTCTACTGGATGTATTGACGGAATTACCAGCAATTTATCGTGGGCATTTCACGGGGTTTTCTCAATGGGAGGCGGAAGAGATATCGCAGCTTACCGGTCTTACCCTCAATGCCGCTAAGCTTTCTAAAGCGCGACAATTTTCTGAGCCAGGATTATGGTCAGGTAGCGATGATGAATTGGAAGGGTTTCGTTCATTTTTGCAAAATGAAGGTATTATTGCACAACGGGGAGGGCGGTTTTTAACGCTCTCATTTGGGGGGCGTAAGGTCGATCAGATGCAGAAGATTATCGATCGACATCGTGCAAATGGGGTCGATCCATTTTGTGTGGCACTTGGTGATGCCCCCAATGACATTGCCATGCTGGAGGCGGCTGATCTTGGTATTATTATTCCAAATTCTTCGCATTCAGGAATTAATGAATTACCAGGTGAGGCGACGGGAAAAATAATCCGAGCGACTTTTGCTGGACCCGAAGGGTGGAATGATGCTGTACTTAATGTATTACGATAA
- a CDS encoding hybrid sensor histidine kinase/response regulator codes for MNMKLEKTDILPNNKNNDKVLIVDDELPVVLGIKRALRGGRDIDVAVGASQALQYIHRHGPYAVIVSDLRMPGIDGIGFLSEVKRCWPDTVRILLTGDATSQSTIEAINKAGVFRFLQKPFKIDKLRDVITQAIDEYECRIKPKKFDKDIWTHFNNDMKDPLRCLMEFADFVKQEATAPVELHAYADYVSKSGGEFVAMSEAAATLSAIETGERRLRRKKISLKSMLRNTIKTLEEGYEKATFIVDYDGEIPDLRIDPHLCDVAVRALVEDAMQFNEDATTITLRASFEEDDDESLVLELDDKGPQFDVEQSTYFTTNDVLLRTPFYRNRGVGLRLSLARNIAELHGGTLELFNREEKNYTTILKLPNSAW; via the coding sequence ATGAATATGAAATTAGAAAAAACAGATATTTTACCAAATAATAAAAATAACGATAAAGTTTTAATTGTAGATGACGAGCTTCCTGTGGTGCTGGGGATTAAGCGTGCATTACGAGGTGGGCGTGACATTGATGTCGCCGTCGGCGCTAGTCAGGCTCTTCAATATATCCATCGGCATGGGCCTTATGCTGTTATTGTAAGTGATTTGAGAATGCCGGGTATCGACGGGATTGGTTTCTTAAGCGAGGTTAAGCGGTGTTGGCCGGATACTGTACGAATTTTACTAACCGGTGATGCAACATCTCAATCGACGATTGAAGCTATAAACAAAGCAGGCGTTTTTCGTTTTCTACAAAAACCATTTAAGATCGACAAGCTACGCGATGTTATCACACAAGCCATCGATGAATATGAATGTCGCATTAAACCAAAGAAATTCGATAAGGATATATGGACGCATTTTAACAATGATATGAAAGACCCTTTGCGTTGTTTGATGGAGTTCGCGGATTTTGTGAAGCAAGAAGCAACCGCGCCAGTTGAGCTGCATGCCTATGCAGATTATGTTTCTAAAAGTGGAGGCGAGTTTGTCGCAATGAGCGAGGCTGCAGCAACGCTGAGCGCAATAGAAACTGGTGAGCGTCGGCTGAGACGCAAGAAAATTTCTCTAAAATCAATGCTGCGTAATACAATTAAAACGCTTGAAGAAGGCTATGAGAAAGCCACGTTTATCGTGGACTATGATGGCGAAATTCCTGACCTGAGAATTGATCCGCATTTGTGTGATGTCGCCGTGCGCGCGCTTGTCGAAGACGCTATGCAATTCAACGAGGATGCAACAACAATCACACTAAGAGCGTCTTTCGAAGAGGATGATGATGAGTCGTTGGTTCTTGAGCTGGATGATAAAGGCCCGCAGTTTGATGTAGAGCAAAGCACTTACTTTACAACAAATGATGTTTTGTTGCGCACACCATTTTATCGCAACAGGGGCGTTGGTTTAAGGTTATCATTGGCAAGAAATATTGCCGAATTACATGGTGGAACATTGGAACTCTTCAACAGAGAGGAGAAAAATTATACAACGATACTCAAGTTGCCAAATTCGGCTTGGTAA
- the pqqD gene encoding pyrroloquinoline quinone biosynthesis peptide chaperone PqqD produces the protein MQTTRTRILIQNTTRPVLRGHVHMHYNELREAHAVLAPEHVYWPDDISVAILKKLDGVRDVATIIDELASDYAAPVDAVGADIREFLQTWADERLITEVLS, from the coding sequence ATGCAGACAACGCGCACCCGTATACTCATTCAAAATACCACGCGCCCTGTGTTGCGAGGCCATGTTCACATGCACTATAATGAATTGCGCGAGGCCCATGCTGTTCTCGCACCTGAACATGTTTATTGGCCCGATGACATCAGCGTTGCAATTTTAAAAAAACTGGATGGCGTGCGAGACGTCGCAACAATCATTGACGAACTTGCCAGCGATTATGCCGCGCCCGTTGATGCGGTTGGTGCGGATATACGGGAATTTTTACAAACTTGGGCAGATGAACGGCTGATAACCGAGGTGCTATCATGA
- a CDS encoding xanthine dehydrogenase family protein subunit M, whose protein sequence is MIPAAFEYHRPDTIDDAIRIIGEHGDEARVLAGGHSLIPMMKLRMTDLSHLVDLQAISELRGISVDSNTITIGAMTTQHELIASESLAKAAPIVAEAALQIADPQVRYVGTIGGNVANGDPSNDMPGLMQCLNATYTLVGPNGSRTVAARDFYEAAYFTAREDEEVLTSISFAVSSGGYAYEKQKRKIGDYATAAAGVLITKEGATCAHASIALTNLADTPIYCEEAVSILNDSNLNADDIEAATVAAVNATDPGEDNRGPIEFKKHAAKIVIRRAIERAIERA, encoded by the coding sequence ATGATACCAGCAGCATTTGAATACCACCGGCCAGATACTATCGATGATGCAATTCGAATTATCGGTGAGCACGGTGACGAAGCCAGAGTTCTTGCGGGCGGGCATAGTCTGATTCCGATGATGAAATTACGGATGACAGATCTTTCTCATCTTGTTGACTTGCAAGCGATCAGTGAGTTGAGAGGCATAAGCGTTGACAGCAACACCATAACAATTGGTGCGATGACAACGCAGCACGAACTCATAGCAAGTGAAAGTCTGGCAAAGGCCGCACCAATCGTTGCAGAAGCGGCACTTCAAATAGCTGATCCTCAGGTTCGATATGTAGGTACAATCGGCGGAAATGTTGCAAACGGCGATCCAAGTAATGACATGCCGGGTCTGATGCAATGTTTGAATGCTACTTATACGCTCGTTGGGCCGAACGGTTCGAGAACCGTCGCGGCGCGTGATTTTTACGAGGCAGCGTACTTTACAGCCCGTGAAGATGAAGAGGTTTTAACATCTATATCCTTCGCAGTGTCTTCTGGCGGATATGCCTATGAAAAACAAAAGCGCAAAATTGGTGATTATGCGACGGCCGCCGCTGGCGTGTTGATCACAAAAGAAGGTGCAACATGCGCTCATGCATCCATTGCCCTTACCAATCTTGCAGATACACCCATTTATTGTGAGGAAGCGGTATCAATCCTCAATGACTCAAATTTAAATGCGGATGATATCGAAGCTGCAACTGTTGCAGCAGTGAACGCCACTGATCCCGGTGAAGATAATCGTGGTCCAATTGAATTTAAAAAACATGCTGCAAAAATCGTCATTCGCCGTGCTATCGAGCGCGCGATTGAACGCGCTTAG
- the pqqC gene encoding pyrroloquinoline-quinone synthase PqqC, translated as MTLQRHTKLERPLTRDEFDAALRGVLTERYHNLHPFHKLMNAGELTLGQMQAWALNRYCYQYIIPKKDAIILSRSDDPLFRREWRKRMIDHDGEEGSDNQGGLNRWIKLAEGVNLDADLVISRSQALPATRFATGNYIDLVSENSMLIAVASSLTELFSPIAIGERVPAMLARYDYINENTLAYFTPRLKQAPRDAEFTLELVKDWATTPEAQSEAIDALIAKCDILWAMLDALYHAYVSPGHIPPGAFVPAEA; from the coding sequence ATGACCCTTCAGCGTCATACAAAACTCGAACGCCCCCTCACCCGTGATGAATTTGATGCAGCACTTCGCGGTGTTCTAACAGAACGATATCACAATCTTCATCCGTTTCATAAATTGATGAATGCAGGCGAACTTACCCTTGGTCAGATGCAGGCTTGGGCGCTGAACCGCTATTGTTATCAATATATTATTCCGAAAAAAGACGCGATCATTCTCTCTCGTTCAGACGATCCACTCTTTCGACGTGAATGGCGGAAACGCATGATTGACCACGATGGTGAAGAAGGAAGCGACAATCAAGGTGGTCTTAACCGCTGGATTAAGCTTGCAGAAGGCGTCAATCTTGATGCGGATTTGGTGATCTCTCGCTCTCAAGCTCTTCCTGCAACGCGGTTTGCGACTGGGAACTACATCGACCTTGTATCAGAAAATTCAATGCTCATTGCGGTCGCTTCGTCGTTGACTGAGCTTTTCTCGCCCATCGCAATTGGCGAACGGGTACCTGCCATGCTGGCACGCTATGATTATATCAACGAAAATACTTTGGCCTATTTCACACCGCGCTTGAAACAAGCGCCACGTGATGCAGAATTCACACTGGAGCTTGTCAAAGATTGGGCCACAACACCTGAAGCGCAAAGTGAAGCTATTGATGCGCTTATCGCAAAATGTGATATCCTCTGGGCCATGTTGGACGCTCTCTATCATGCCTATGTTTCACCCGGCCATATACCGCCGGGGGCTTTTGTGCCGGCAGAAGCATAG
- a CDS encoding glycosyl transferase: MADFHQNGSVATLHNLTQVSLVELERELRTFSATRKITLILPSLFSELERPALSTILDELSGADYINHIIIGLDRADEEQYKYAKNYFSRLPQKHDVLWNDGPRLKALHKQLADAGLAPKEPGKGRNVWYCIGYALASQNSDVVALHDCDILTYSREMLARLVYPVSNPAFPYQFCKGYYPRIAGGKLNGRASRLLVSPLLMAIQKTCGHHDYIEYLQGFRYPLAGEFAMRTSILPDIRIPSDWGLEIGVLSEVWRNLSPRSVCQVDVADVYDHKHQDLSKADASTGLSRMSIDIAKALFRKLANNGYVFSHETFRTIKATYYRCALDLIEMYHHDALMNGLYTDRHQEEEAVELFAANIVEAGHTFLENPMETPFIPNWSRIQSAYPDFLRNMHEAVQADK; this comes from the coding sequence TTGGCAGATTTTCATCAAAATGGCAGCGTTGCAACACTGCATAATTTGACGCAGGTTTCATTGGTTGAATTGGAGCGCGAACTGCGCACCTTCTCTGCAACTCGGAAAATCACTCTCATTCTTCCTTCCTTGTTTTCCGAGCTTGAAAGGCCAGCTCTTTCCACGATCCTTGATGAACTTTCAGGGGCTGATTATATAAATCATATTATTATAGGTCTCGATCGCGCTGATGAAGAACAATACAAATATGCAAAGAACTACTTCTCACGCCTTCCTCAAAAACATGACGTTTTGTGGAATGATGGCCCACGCTTAAAGGCACTTCACAAGCAACTCGCTGATGCCGGTCTTGCCCCCAAAGAGCCGGGTAAGGGGCGCAATGTTTGGTATTGTATCGGTTATGCTTTGGCCTCGCAAAATTCTGATGTGGTGGCTTTGCATGATTGTGATATTTTGACCTATTCGCGCGAAATGCTGGCAAGGCTGGTCTATCCAGTTTCTAATCCGGCATTCCCCTACCAGTTTTGCAAGGGATATTATCCCCGTATAGCGGGCGGAAAATTAAATGGCCGAGCCTCTCGCCTCTTGGTTTCTCCGCTTTTGATGGCGATACAAAAAACATGCGGGCATCATGATTACATTGAATATTTGCAAGGCTTCCGTTACCCGCTAGCCGGTGAGTTCGCCATGCGAACAAGCATATTGCCAGACATCCGTATTCCTTCCGACTGGGGATTGGAAATAGGCGTTTTGTCAGAGGTGTGGCGCAATCTTTCACCACGTTCCGTTTGTCAGGTAGATGTTGCTGATGTTTATGACCACAAACACCAAGACCTTTCGAAGGCAGATGCCTCAACAGGTCTTTCGCGTATGTCGATTGATATTGCAAAAGCGTTGTTTAGAAAGCTAGCAAATAACGGATATGTTTTCTCACATGAAACCTTCCGTACCATCAAAGCGACCTATTATCGATGTGCATTGGATTTGATCGAGATGTACCACCATGATGCGCTCATGAACGGGCTTTACACAGACCGCCACCAAGAAGAAGAAGCGGTTGAGCTTTTCGCGGCAAATATTGTTGAGGCGGGTCATACCTTCTTGGAAAACCCAATGGAGACACCCTTCATTCCAAACTGGAGTCGCATACAATCTGCTTACCCTGATTTTTTACGAAATATGCATGAGGCTGTTCAGGCTGATAAGTGA
- a CDS encoding HD domain-containing phosphohydrolase — translation MSENARVLIVDDDERLLNAIKRTLRKDFDLTVALGAQEALKILKTSKPFEVVVSDQNMPDMKGVDFLNEVEKKWPSVVRIMLTGNNDQDTAASAINTGKIFRFLTKPCEQKTLAAAINDGVNHHHLLMAEKRLLQHTLAGCIKALTDMLALAKPDIFHRSSDIRRWAEKVADHLEINKTWELDLAAMFSYLGYVTIPDHLIRKHLFLAPLEEDEQKLIREAPGVARGFIQNIPKMEAVSEIVYYSRKGFDGTGYPYENRWGEDLPITSRILNALLTLSDLTVPDNPSFDIAFARLKKHEERYDPKILKTIEKVLHDDEAFSSHTEKETAATG, via the coding sequence ATGAGTGAAAATGCACGCGTGCTTATAGTCGATGATGATGAGCGTTTGTTGAATGCTATCAAGCGTACGCTGCGGAAAGATTTTGATTTAACCGTAGCCCTTGGCGCACAAGAAGCCCTCAAAATTTTAAAAACAAGCAAACCCTTTGAGGTTGTGGTCAGCGACCAGAATATGCCTGACATGAAGGGTGTCGACTTTTTGAATGAGGTTGAAAAAAAATGGCCCTCAGTCGTGCGCATCATGCTGACTGGTAACAACGATCAAGATACGGCCGCTTCAGCCATTAACACTGGTAAAATTTTTCGCTTTCTAACCAAGCCTTGTGAACAAAAAACACTTGCCGCAGCCATCAATGACGGCGTGAACCACCATCATTTGCTGATGGCCGAAAAGCGCCTTCTCCAGCATACATTGGCTGGTTGCATCAAGGCGTTAACCGATATGTTAGCACTGGCAAAACCCGATATATTTCATCGTTCATCAGACATACGCCGATGGGCGGAAAAAGTGGCTGATCATTTAGAAATCAACAAAACATGGGAATTGGACCTTGCCGCCATGTTCAGCTATCTAGGTTATGTCACAATACCAGATCATCTTATTCGTAAGCACCTGTTTCTTGCGCCCCTTGAAGAAGACGAACAAAAGCTCATCCGCGAGGCACCCGGAGTTGCACGCGGTTTCATTCAAAATATTCCTAAAATGGAAGCCGTCTCGGAGATCGTTTATTATAGCCGCAAGGGCTTTGATGGCACTGGGTATCCCTATGAAAACAGATGGGGGGAAGATTTGCCCATAACATCGCGTATATTAAACGCTTTACTTACCTTGTCCGATCTAACCGTTCCCGACAATCCATCATTCGATATAGCCTTCGCACGCTTAAAAAAACACGAAGAGCGCTATGATCCTAAAATTCTCAAAACAATCGAGAAAGTTCTGCATGACGATGAGGCATTTTCGTCTCATACAGAGAAAGAAACTGCGGCAACGGGGTGA
- a CDS encoding (2Fe-2S)-binding protein → MGKMHIKMKVNGEDVETLAEPRELLIHVLRERLNITGPHIGCETSHCGACTVDMGGKSVKSCTVFAAQANGADITTIEGLGNPDSLHVLQEMFKEHHGLQCGFCTPGMITRAHRLLQEIPDPTEEEIRFGMAGNLCRCTGYQNIIKAILAAVAELNAVKEAAQ, encoded by the coding sequence ATGGGAAAAATGCATATTAAAATGAAGGTCAATGGTGAAGATGTTGAAACGCTCGCCGAACCTCGCGAACTGCTTATTCATGTCTTGCGTGAAAGGCTAAACATCACAGGCCCTCACATTGGTTGCGAAACATCGCATTGCGGTGCGTGCACTGTTGATATGGGTGGGAAGTCAGTTAAATCTTGCACTGTGTTTGCGGCTCAAGCAAATGGTGCAGACATCACCACAATCGAAGGCCTGGGCAATCCAGATTCACTACATGTTTTGCAGGAAATGTTTAAAGAACATCACGGTCTGCAGTGTGGTTTTTGCACTCCAGGCATGATCACCAGAGCGCATAGGCTTTTGCAAGAAATTCCTGATCCAACGGAAGAAGAAATCAGGTTTGGAATGGCAGGAAATCTCTGCCGGTGTACGGGGTATCAGAATATCATCAAAGCGATTTTGGCAGCCGTCGCTGAATTAAATGCCGTTAAGGAGGCAGCACAATGA
- a CDS encoding sugar phosphorylase has translation MDIFVISGRDLNKYFMEPIIQSSKSWESKHRDISARLRESLELLVGSIYPDHEKDVLAKEMISAFWPAQEAPRRRGRAPGSTIWNEKDSFVITYGNSFVDGEHKPLDLLHDFMEKRLKDEVSGIHILPYFPYTSDDGFAITDYRSVNSTLGAWEDISRIGKDFRLMSDLVINHCSSQSEMFNAYLQGHEPYDKFFFEASPDDDISKVVRPRAHSLLREVETAGGTKHIWCTFSHDQVDFDFRNPDVLIEFLRILRFHIDRGVRVLRLDAVAFLWKQAGTTSIHLQQTHDIIRLIRLLADYNEQALVLISETNVPNFENLSYFGNRNEAHVVYNFSLPPLLLHALLNGTSKHLNAWQMSMPPAQMGCTYFNFTASHDGIGMRPAEGLLSPQSITQMIDTVKEFGGLVSMREGNDGVMHPYEINVALYDALQGTVEGRDEWNIQRFLCSQIIAMGLEGIPAFYIHSLLGTQNDHDGVEKAGHSRAINRRRWHYPEITELLDDNDTHHARVFSAMKRLIGIRISQPAFHPNATQFTLQLGEGLFGFWRQSMDRTQSIFAIHNLTNKPISISGLSLNLIGGESWSDLLSGEGIMEFDGDIEFEPYQCRWITNRD, from the coding sequence ATGGATATTTTTGTCATCAGCGGCAGGGATTTAAATAAATACTTCATGGAGCCAATAATTCAATCATCAAAAAGTTGGGAGTCAAAGCATAGGGATATATCTGCCCGCTTGCGCGAAAGTCTCGAATTGCTTGTAGGTTCGATCTACCCTGATCATGAAAAAGATGTGTTGGCCAAGGAAATGATCTCGGCATTTTGGCCGGCTCAAGAGGCGCCGCGCAGACGCGGAAGGGCGCCAGGAAGCACAATCTGGAATGAAAAGGACAGCTTTGTCATTACCTATGGCAACAGCTTTGTTGATGGTGAGCACAAGCCCCTAGACCTACTCCACGATTTTATGGAAAAGCGGCTTAAAGATGAAGTGAGCGGTATCCATATCCTTCCTTATTTTCCCTATACGTCAGATGATGGCTTCGCGATAACCGATTATCGGTCCGTCAACAGCACCCTTGGTGCATGGGAAGATATCAGCCGTATCGGAAAAGATTTCAGGCTGATGTCTGACCTTGTGATCAATCATTGTTCCAGCCAAAGCGAAATGTTCAACGCCTATCTGCAAGGCCACGAACCTTATGATAAGTTCTTCTTTGAAGCCTCTCCTGATGACGATATCTCTAAAGTTGTTCGTCCGCGCGCGCATTCTCTCTTACGTGAAGTGGAAACAGCAGGCGGAACAAAGCATATCTGGTGTACCTTCAGTCACGATCAGGTGGATTTTGATTTTCGCAACCCTGATGTTCTCATAGAATTTCTGCGCATTTTACGTTTCCACATTGATCGGGGTGTTCGTGTGCTACGGCTCGATGCGGTCGCTTTTTTATGGAAGCAAGCGGGCACTACTTCAATTCACCTTCAACAAACGCACGACATCATTCGTCTTATCCGTCTGCTCGCCGATTACAATGAACAAGCGCTCGTTCTGATTTCAGAAACCAATGTGCCTAATTTTGAAAATCTGAGTTACTTCGGCAATCGTAACGAGGCTCATGTTGTCTATAATTTTTCCTTGCCGCCGCTGCTCTTGCACGCCCTTTTAAATGGCACATCAAAGCATCTCAATGCTTGGCAAATGAGTATGCCGCCAGCGCAAATGGGCTGCACATATTTCAACTTCACCGCCTCCCATGACGGCATAGGCATGCGCCCAGCTGAAGGGCTCTTAAGCCCACAAAGTATTACCCAGATGATTGACACTGTTAAAGAGTTTGGCGGCTTGGTCAGCATGCGTGAGGGCAATGACGGCGTGATGCATCCCTACGAGATTAATGTGGCGCTTTATGATGCTCTTCAAGGAACAGTGGAAGGGCGGGATGAATGGAATATACAACGCTTTTTGTGTAGCCAGATCATTGCTATGGGTCTTGAAGGTATTCCAGCCTTTTATATTCATTCTCTGCTCGGCACACAAAACGATCATGATGGTGTTGAAAAAGCCGGGCATAGTCGTGCCATCAATCGCCGGCGCTGGCATTATCCAGAAATCACTGAGCTCTTAGACGATAATGATACGCACCACGCGCGCGTATTCTCTGCCATGAAACGGTTGATCGGGATCAGGATCTCACAACCAGCCTTCCATCCAAATGCAACCCAGTTCACACTTCAATTGGGTGAAGGTCTGTTTGGGTTCTGGCGCCAAAGCATGGATAGAACACAAAGCATATTTGCGATACATAATCTGACCAACAAACCAATTTCAATTTCAGGCCTTTCTCTAAACCTGATCGGCGGTGAAAGCTGGAGCGACCTTCTTTCTGGTGAGGGCATCATGGAGTTTGATGGTGACATCGAATTTGAACCCTACCAGTGCCGCTGGATAACTAATCGTGATTGA
- the pqqB gene encoding pyrroloquinoline quinone biosynthesis protein PqqB, with amino-acid sequence MRIGIIGSAAGGGFPQWNCNAPLSKAVRAGQAGFLKRTQSSIAVTHDSKKWALFNASPDIREQIAAYPALSPAPDAPLRSTPIACVVLTNADVDHIAGLLTLREREPFVLYATKRVMDVLDANPIFRVLNPDYVERRLLALNETISLEGPDGPIGISIETFAVPGKVALFMENEGAAEKNFGTEEGDTIGLRVFDSNKEDSSFFYIPGCAAIDAPLRSRLTDSNCLLFDGTVFTDTEMHETGVGAKTGSRMGHMYISGAGGSMAELASLNIARRVYVHINNTNPILQEGSDAEIEVLKQGWEISFDGMEIYL; translated from the coding sequence ATGCGTATTGGTATAATCGGCTCTGCTGCAGGTGGCGGATTTCCGCAGTGGAATTGCAACGCCCCGCTTAGCAAGGCTGTTCGTGCGGGTCAGGCTGGATTCCTCAAACGAACACAATCAAGCATTGCCGTCACGCATGATTCCAAAAAATGGGCGCTATTTAATGCCTCGCCTGATATTCGCGAACAAATAGCAGCATATCCCGCCCTGTCCCCTGCTCCAGACGCACCTTTACGTTCTACACCGATTGCCTGTGTGGTTTTAACCAATGCGGACGTTGATCACATTGCAGGCCTCTTGACCCTGCGCGAGCGCGAGCCTTTCGTGCTTTATGCAACCAAACGGGTCATGGACGTTTTGGATGCAAATCCAATCTTTCGGGTTCTCAATCCCGACTATGTCGAACGCAGGTTATTAGCGCTTAATGAGACCATTAGTCTGGAGGGACCAGATGGTCCCATTGGTATTTCCATTGAAACATTTGCGGTCCCGGGCAAAGTCGCCCTCTTCATGGAAAATGAAGGAGCGGCGGAGAAAAACTTTGGAACGGAGGAAGGCGACACAATTGGCCTTCGGGTGTTTGATTCCAATAAGGAAGACTCAAGTTTTTTCTATATTCCTGGCTGCGCCGCCATTGATGCCCCGCTTCGCTCTCGTCTCACCGACAGCAATTGTCTTTTATTTGACGGCACCGTTTTTACTGACACTGAGATGCATGAGACGGGCGTCGGCGCAAAAACTGGTAGCCGCATGGGGCATATGTATATCTCTGGCGCAGGAGGTTCTATGGCTGAGCTGGCATCTCTCAATATTGCGCGGCGCGTTTATGTTCACATCAACAACACGAACCCCATCCTTCAAGAGGGAAGCGACGCCGAAATTGAAGTGTTGAAACAGGGCTGGGAAATCTCTTTTGATGGTATGGAGATATATCTATGA